In Scomber japonicus isolate fScoJap1 chromosome 11, fScoJap1.pri, whole genome shotgun sequence, the genomic stretch GTCTGTGTAGTCATCCCCAAGCCCACTTGTTCCCACTGACGATAAATCTGCAGTACATATGTAAAAGTCCAAAAatagctctttaaaaaaaaaaaaaaagcagctattGTAAATTTCATGGGAGTggttgaaaataagaaaaacatatataatGTCACTAGCATTAACGTataaatgacatcattaaaaTTACCCTTCCTAACCTGCAGGACTGCTCCTATCCACGCTGAAGCCCCTGAGTTCACAGACATGAGTGTGGAGCAGGAGATCCTCGTCACTGGCATCAAAGTGGTAGATCTGCTGGCACCCTACGCCAAGGGTGGAAAGATTGGTCGGTGGATTGTTTTACACCCtagatttttgtttgtgtatgtacaGTCACGATAATGAATTGCTGTATACGTCTTGTTCCTTTAGGTCTGTTTGGTGGTGCTGGTGTTGGCAAGACTGTGTTGATTATGGAGCTCATTAACAACGTGGCCAAGGCTCATGGTGGCTACTCCGTGTTTGCTGGAGTGGGAGAGCGAACCCGCGAGGGAAATGATTTGTACCATGAAATGATTGAGTCTGGCGTCATTAATCTCAAAGACACCACCTCAAAGGTGACACCCTGAACGTATTTGTTTTAATAACACAATTGAGTTTCTCTGGTGCAATTACTTTTGCATGTCAGATGTAGTTAATCAGTTTTAGTGGCTTCATGTCCATTTATTTAGTACGACGTCCCGCAGTGACTCATTTCCTCACGTTCTCAGGTAGCACTGGTGTACGGTCAGATGAATGAGCCTCCAGGTGCCCGTGCCAGAGTTgctctgactggtctgactgtTGCCGAATACTTCCGTGATCAGGAGGGACAGGACGTGCTTCTCTTTATTGACAACATCTTTAGGTTCACCCAGGCTGGATCAGAGGTTTGCGATGCCAAAaggatttttattatttgctgATGTCACTCAAAGTAACACAGTGTGTGTAAACAAATATTTATGTCATTCTCCTTCAGGTGTCTGCCCTGTTGGGTCGTATCCCCTCTGCTGTGGGTTACCAGCCCACCCTGGCCACTGATATGGGTACAATGCAGGAGAGAATTACAACCACCAAAAAAGGCTCCATCACCTCTGTACAAGTAAGGACTCACATGATGTGAATCACATAACGgcagtctctctttttttcatgacaGTCCAAACAACAAAGGGCTTATTGTGTTACAGGCTATCTACGTACCTGCCGATGACTTGACCGACCCCGCCCCTGCTACAACATTTGCTCACTTGGATGCAACAACTGTGCTGTCTCGTGCCATTGCTGAGCTCGGTATCTATCCTGCTGTGGACCCTCTGGATTCCACTTCCCGTATCATGGATCCCAACATTGTTGGCACTGAACACTACGACGTTGCTCGTGGTGTACAAAAGATTCTTCAGGCAAGACTTATGTTGGATGTTAACAATGTTTAATAACGATCAGCAAACATCGTTAGTCCAAAAATGTTCTAACATTCTAAccactcttcttttcttttttttttttttaggactACAAATCGTTACAGGACATCATTGCCATTCTGGGTATGGATGAATTGTCTGAGGAAGACAAGCTGACTGTAGCTCGCGCTCGCAAGATCCAGCGTTTCTTGTCTCAGCCCTTCCAGGTAGCAGAAGTCTTTACTGGCCACATGGGAAAACTGGTTCCTCTCAAAGAAACAATCAAAGGCTTCCAGAGCATTCTAGGAGGTAAGTGCTGCACGGAAGACATTTAAATACGGGATACAATTAGTGGAATTGCAATTGTAAAagctgttcttttctttcttcaaggTGAATACGATGCCCTGCCAGAGCAAGCTTTCTACATGGTGGGTCCCATTGAAGAAGTAATTCAGAAGGCTGAGAAACTTGCAGAAGAACATTCGTAATTTGTCTGCAGTATTTTATGAGCAAAACATTTGTACATATTTGAGGAACTCCTAATGTGTCATGCTAAGTATGTTGTGTTGTAGTTCCATTTCTCTGtaatgagattaaaaaacatattatttatttccttcctttcattgtAAGCGCCATCAGTGTTGTAAGCAGTTTTTGGTGAaagtattcattttaatgaagtCACATTGATGAGAAAACATAAGTTTAGCCGATCATGTGGCGAAGTTTCTTATTTAACTCCCTTTCTTGAACAAGGAGGTTGGTGCTGTGTTCTTTGAAGGCTTCGAAATCCTGTAAAATAATATGAGAAAGAAATATTGAGTGTGTTCGCATCTCTGTATGGGCCACTGACAATATCACTCCTAGAAACTGAAGATTTCAACTAACCTTTTTTAGCTTCTCATGCTTTATCTTGAATTCATCAAGAGCACACTGGAGAGACTTCACTTTTACATCTGCGTTAACAGCTTGTGCTTCCTGTTCAAACCTGAGGTCATAGACACATAGGGATGTTACTTATTGTACTCCAGGTTTTCTCCAAACAGAAGTGCATTTGAAGCATTGAGGATACACATTTTACCTGCTCTCTGCTTTGGCCCGGGCTTTTTTCTCTTCCATATATTTTTTCTCCAGCTGCTGCATTTCCTCTTGTTTCTCCTGTAATTTTTAGACCAGTTTGTGAATACATGAAGAGACAGGTGCATTCAGTGCAGTTGGGTTGTGGTTTTAGAGACAAGAAAAAACACTATTTTCAGTCACCTGTattattttccctctttccaCAGAAACACTCAAtaatttgtctttctctttggTGAGGCTTGTTATGCTTTCTCTTATGTTGGTTTCCTTCAAGGCGTTCTCCTCTCCAGTGTTTTGTAGCTGCAGCTTCAGGTCTGAGTGCGGAAAGGCCACAAGTTTACAGGTGCTTGTATTTTGAAGCACATAACGCAAGGACCAAATGTTTAGTACCCACCTTTGCACCTCTGTGAAACATCTCCAAGCTGTTTCTGGGCATCATGCAGTTGTTCACATAGCAATGCCTCCTTGGTGTGatgctttgttgtttgttcCAAGAGTTTTGACTGATTTTCAGCTAATTtctccctaaaaaaaaaaaaaaaaaaagttataaaaatatgatagcaataattaataacaaaatataaaatgtgccATTCAAATGATCaatataaagtacattttacatattaaacTGTCAAAGCTGCAACTAATACTCAGGTTGTCCTAAAGACATTGCCTGCAGTCAGAACAGccaaacataataataataatagggtCCTTGACTCCAGGCAAGGGCTGGACTCCTCCAGAGTCCTCGCcctcttgcctttcggctcggtccctaatcaataatcaatttaTAAGTacaacagagaaagaaacaggCCACCCTCACATTTTAGAAACTGGAAACAGTGAATGTGAGGCCGTTTTGATGGATCAATTACATGAAagatcattttctgttgattgactttTAGCATTATTCATAACTGATGTTTATTCGAAAATCTTACcgatattcattttctttatttgtgtatttctctGTTAGCATTTTGACTTCTTGCATAAGTTTTTGAACAACCACCTCTTTATCTTGTAGTTTTGGGGAGAAAAGTGAATCATTTTCTGACTGCAGCAGCTTGTTTTTCAGCTTTAACTGCACGTTCTGACTTTTGTGCTCGTCCATGAAAGCAATAATTGCTTGATTGTTGGCAGCTAAATCCATAAATCTTCTTTCTATAAtctcagttttctttctttctctgtccagTTCTTTCTGACAGCCTGTTACTTGCTCCTCAAGCTCTGTATTGATTTTCTGCAGGGCCTGACATCTCAGAACCAGCTCATCTGCTCTCTGTTTCAGCATGCAGATCAAACTTGACTGTTCATCTATCCGGGACCACAGCATCTCTGTGTCTGATTTATCCCCTGTAGGAAGACTCCGAAGTTTCTCCAGTAAGTCCTGAATACTGTCCACacactgagaaagaaaaaggaagaaaacaaacgGTTAAGTCATGACAGTAAGTGTTGGTAGCCTCTTAGTAAAGTTATTAAAGTAGTGTATGGACTAATTATTACTGGGATTTTGAGATTCATACCgatataatttatttatgatAGTTTTCAAAAACCTAAAGTTTCCATTTTTTAACatgaaatacacaaacattttgACAAAGACCCCTTAAGTTAGATTTTGCAAAGAACTGTGACCACTTGAAAATAATCTGGTCAAACAATAAAACTGTGACTATTTTTGAAATACCTAAAAAAGTAAGTATAAAATAGTAAATGATGGTAATACATTATAAAAGTAACATTAGATGCTCGTTACCTCAGAATTAAGTTAAAGCattgctttatttctttctaCCACTAAACAGTAAACAGACACTTTTAGAGGAAAGTGAGTTAGCGTTACAAACAACAGTAAATCatatgagaagaagaaaaggatcTTGGACGGTAATGTAAGTTTACGGTTaaaattaatgttaaaaaatgacagcTCACAATAAAAGGACAATTAAAGGTGAGGTAACAAATGACAGTAAATAATAACAGATAACAGTCAAAAGCGTTAAAAAAGGGACAATAAACGgtgaaaaaagtaaataattaacTATCAGAGATCCGTCCCCCCCAGcaagtttcaagtttatttgCAACTTTAAGATAAAGTATAAGAATGTAACATATAGTAACATATAGTAACGCTTACAAAGTATAAGATGACAACAAATTACATTATCGGGAGACCCTTAACTTCTTGGTAACCATGACTACCGATCGTTGTAACTTTTAAGTTAACTCACCTCTGTGTTTTTGCACTCCGTATTCACCAAGTTTTCTGTATTTCTCTGTGGAGTTGTCATGATAAGTAAAGGCGAAGGAAACTTCCTCCCGATGTATCACGGACTAATAACTTCCCCCTTCTTAAACCTCGGGTCCACTCGGGTCCACTTTTCATGGAGACAATCTCCACGTTCCAGTTGCTCGGTTGCTATTGGCAACCCTCTTTggacccatagactgtatataagaaatataTACTATGCCCCAGGACTACGGGCGGAAAACAGCAAGTCTGCTAAGACCTGGCACAATGCACCTCTCTTTGTTTTATACAAggttaatattttattgtgtacTGTGTACTGTCTctgtctaaataaaataaaataatacaattacaaattactgtcctctcctctgatttagaggcagcagcaggtgaAACGTCGGTGTAGGTGCTCGTCCGCAAGATGGCGCTGTCTATCTTCTTAACCAGCTACCAGCAGCACAGTGAAGGGATGGACCATGTCGGAAACACATGCTGGCACAAGTTGTTAGGctatattttttattgctgCCTAAATTATGTTAAAGTTTGGCACATTCTCAAATGCTTAATTTTATGTGACCGTTATCTATTTTCACTCTTTGTTTGAGTTTTTGAGTTGAGCTGTGTCTATCGTTAATTCCCAAGTCGCTTGTAAAATGTGGAAATATCAATATGTTGATGCGGGATTTATAATTCATCcattatatactgtatcacAAATTTATTGCGAATTACACAGTTTTTAACACAATGCCTTACATTGAAGCAAGGCACTATTAATGACTAATGCACCTTGCACTactactgtctgtgtgtgtgtgtgtgtgtgtgtgtgtgtaaaaagcatgcAACATGGTTACTGTCGGACTCGAACCATTGACATTTAAATTACGTGTCGTGTCTGAGCCTGATCAGGACCCacaatttaaagcttttaataatTGAATATGTTTTTGGGGGTATTCCTATTGTTCTCCTCCCTTAGAGCCGGAAAGTATCCCCGgattaaagtaaataaacagTGACGGTAGCCCGCCGTGACTAAAAATTACTGGCACTTGGGACTTGCTTGGCATTATGCAGATTCCAGGGTTTGAGGGATTTATCCGGAGGGCCGAGGCTGGGTTGGGGGAGCGGCTGTCCTGTGCTTTGTGCACGCCCCTTTTCATCAACTAGCGGGccaagaaagacagacagaggaaagcaaCAGCATCCAAGCCCCAGTCCCTACAGCTCCTCCATCTGCACAGCGGAGCTGGACGGACCAGCCAGAATGTGGAGAGCACTGATGCTTAAACTCTTTCTCGTCTTCATATACTGTGTTAGTTGGTGCCATTCTGAAGGTAAGTTGTGAGTTTGTATTTactctttttatttgttcacaCAGGCTGTCAGTTGAATGAGATATTGAGGACCTGCAGAGTTGTTGAGCCACTAGTGATTCATCCAGTGCACTTGTTGCTCATCAAAACAAACCTATAATGGTGTAGTGAAATAGAAGTTGGGATTGCTGCTGAATTAAAAttaccattgtttttttttgttttatccaCATTTAAGTTGTCCATCCAGCGGTTAACAATtccagtttttttaaaataggaaTCAAAGAGGATCAATCAGCTGTGCACATGAAAATAACTTTTGGTGATTCTGTGCCACTATTTCAATAAAATTACATCATCTCTGTCAGTCATATTGACGTGACTGCTTGGTGGAATAATATTAGCCTCAGAGCTGCATGTTTTGCCACATAGTATTACTTTAAAGGTTGAGCACAAAGCCTTCCTCAGACAGATTGGAAGTTCTCTGGAGGAACTTTTGCCTGAGCTTTACTGTTGCTAGGTAACAGAAAAGAGCATGTGACTTACAGACAATCTGTGAGCACTGAGAGCTGCTGGTACAAATCTTATTCAGTGGAGCAGATTTTACGCTGCACACCACTGATTCAAACCTGATTCCAAGTCAACGGAGAACTTTATTTTCTGAcgtgagacacagacacaggaaATGACCAAATATACGGCTCTTTATACATGACAGtcgtgtgtttgtctgtttgtataGCCCAGCAAGATCCTACTTCTCAAATTGTAATCTGCTTTCTTTTTGCTCAACCCTTAGTATGTAAGCTCCTTAGTGTGAATCAAGCAACTAATtacactgcagctgctgcagaatGGAGCCATTTCTACCTAAGGAGCTGTTTGGAgttcagaaaaaaaactgtaccAAGAGGAATGTCACAGCTACAGCTTTCTAATgaatttattattaaatgtccTTGATCTATTGTCtcataaaacagaaatgttgGACTGTAGATGCCAAAAAGACAATATAACCTTGTTGACACTGAAACTGTAGCATTTTAAGAAAATCCCTCAGCATTTGATTCTGTTGTAGCAGTCACAGTACAGTAGTTGTAGCTGAAATTTGCCAACAGCTGAGGTGTACAAAGTGATGACTTGACTAAAACCACAGAATCTCAGTAGACTTTGGTCAGCATGTTCATGTCGATTATTAGTACGGATTTGTTGTGATTAACAGACGCAGGCCGTGTCATGTAGGTTGCAGTGATGTTCCATCATTTATCTTTAACCTGAAGTGTGAGCAACCATTCAGTGCTTTACCTTTAAATGAATAGTAAGTGCTTATGGAAGGCTATCTGATGATATGTGAGTCAGATTGGTAGATGTCTCACTTAATAATACACTAAGAAAGATTAGAAagattttgcttttttattgtgAGGGAAGAGGGTACCTTCTCTAATCTCTCcacaaaaataatttagtttgataaattatttaatccatgaccTTCTGTAACACATTATCCAGCACTCAGGACTGATAGTGTTGCGGAATGCTTACACTGGCATTAATGACTAATGTAACACTCTGAAGGGATGTCACGGTGCTGGTTTGTTAactattttctgccatttttgcTGTTCAGACAAGTTTTGCCTGTAAATTGAGTTGTTACTTCCATTAATTATTGGCCAGTGAAATCCTGATAACCTATTAAGTGCACAGTAAGAACTTATATTTTGTTActcattacatttttgtttcacagtaggaataaaaacagaaaagggaaAACAGCTGACAATGTTTGTTAATGTAATTGTGGTCTGTAATGACACAGTTAAAAATGTCTTCTCAGGACTCAAACTTTGCCAACACGTGCATGTTAAACCTTGCACATGCCCACTTCTTTCCGGTGCAGGAGCCTAAATCCTTGCACAACAGTAACACTGCATTAGAAAGAGGAACATAGTTGGCACAAATAGAGGGCATATCCTGTCTTTTCCTGTATCTCTCTTACTCTGGCTGTGACTCACTGTACAGAGAAAAGTTATCCAGTAAGCTGTCTCATTGCATAGTGACAACttaatttatgattattttcacTCATGTTTTTGTCAAGGCAAAACTCGGATTTTTCTACTCTAACTAGACCAAGGCTTTATTCCACActccatttatttattccttttgCTCCCATGCCATTGCCAAAGCCCCTTggtttttcactgttttgtgtGTAGCAGTAAGAGCCAAAGTCACTTGTTTGGCAATTGACTGCATTCTGCTGCATTGATTTCCATATGAAATAGGCAGCAGCACTCCACTCTGACAGCATCGATGGGTCCAGTGTTTCATGCTGCCAAGCAGCCGTTTTCTCTGCACATTTAGTGAACGCAGAGGGCCGTGCCGAAACAAGACAGTATTGACGAAATCTTGAAGACATCTTTCAAGTGCCCCACctgaaaagaaagagatgtGTTTGTGGAGGTGGACAGGTGTTTTCCTAATAGTTGGCTGTGAGGGACACTTTTGTTTAAGCTTATCACAGGAAGCATGCCTTACTGCACTCTGCTGTATGCTGTCCATCTCTAAAGCAGCTTTTTAGGGTGACACTTCCAGTTATGAGTTTGCATCCCTGCTGGAACCTCTTTTGTGCCATTGTAATTTCCCAATGGGGTTTTAGGCATTCGGGGGGCTTCATTCTAATGAAAATTCCTCTACTGCTCTTCTTTGTTGGACAATAGGCCTTCCTTATCTTCCTCTGTGGATACTGCAGTGCCCTCTCCTGCTGTGGGTTTAAGATGCTAGTTAGAAAAGACATGGGtagaaaaaagggaaaggacAACAtcaaattacacaaaaacactAATTAATTAAAAGCAGCGATCATCAGACCCAGACATTACATTCTTAATAGCAGATTTGTGACATTCCCACTTGGCCTTTACCACCTCCTACTATTGACTGACATGGTCAAACTTTGTCAGGAAGAAGACAGAAATTTGAGGATAAAGGAAAAGTTACAAAGAAGGACGTTTTTTTCAGAACGTAAGAAGAACCCCCGCACAAGATAGTGCTGTTGAAAGGATCAGCTTCAGTGTATCTGTCACCTTTCCCAGAAGTAATACTGTGAGGAAACACTGGCTGCATTTGAAAGCCTCCAGCAGATTGGTTTCTCCTTGGCATATGTGTTCTTAAGTTGTCAGCCCAGGTCTGAATGTATAGCAACATCTTGATCTTTCCCAGGGCAGATTTTCATTCTGACATcttattaatttcattcattctttttttgttttacgaGGATAATATGATAAACTTCTATACAAGTAACTGGGGTGGACTGAGTTTCAGTCCACCCCCGAActtttcatgtactgtatgcaacACTTGTCCATACTGCCATGCTATAGATGATGCTGAAACCTCTGGGACTACTTCCCTGCAACAAAGGCTCCCTTTGAGCCGATTGCAAGCAATTTTATCATTAGTAAACTGAGCAGGAAAAAAGGTTTACTTCCTGCGTAGCTGCTTGAAGGAGTTAAATATTCAGCCTGTTTTGCTGGGTTGGTTTGCAAAGCAGTGAGGTGGTTTGCTGGCTAATTAATCTGAGGCAAGAGTTCTTGATATGAGTGTATGCAAGGCTTTTAGAGCAGTGGTACTGGCACTGACCCCATAGCTGTTGTATAAGTGATCCATCTTAAAAGAGCACATTACGTAAAGGAAATGATAGACCCCTGACTCTAAATACAATCAATGTCTTACTTATGCAGAATTTACCAAGCCAATAGGCTGCTGGTTCATAGCCAACTGACATGTCTGTTTTAGTAGTTTTTTACTCATAGTTGCTCACTTAAACACACctgtaagaataaaaaaatgtcacagCACATCTGTAATTTTCTTATTAGTGGCTTTATTTTAGTAGGCTATTTCTGCAAATGTTGGGAGATATTTGATCAAGAATGAAGAATGTTTCTAAAATATCGGATCTGTCAGGGCAGAGATAGAGCACCATTCCCAAGCATTCACATCTAATCATCAACTCACAGCTCTTCTCACAAAGAATTTAGGTCGAAATGGTTGTGGTACCACCCAGTACCACTATTTATTCCAATTACATTTCAGACCGGACTGGAACAGCATGCACCATAAATCAGGCTGTCAGAGAGACAATCAGAATTGCACATTCCTATTTGGACGGGTCTGATGGAGTGCTCTGCCACTGAACTATGCTGCCTGAATCAATCTCTCCTGGAAAACGTCAGGGTAGAGTGGTGGTACCTTATCTCTACAGATGCCACTCAGTGAGAACATCAAAAGGAGGCTCAGGATGAATGCGGTGAAGGTTGTGTAACTGTCTGGGGGATGGCTGGCACGCTTGTCTCCAAAGCTTGTCAATGCTGTGAACAACATGCTTTTACATAAGAAGCCCAATAAGGCCCTAAGATGAACAAGATGACAaaagttttaaatatattaacaacaataatgataataaaataactgtGGATTACAGTTGTAAAATCTTGTAAGGAAAAGTTTGAACTTAAGCGctgaaatgtgtcaaattgtgtttgtgtgtaggatGTGAACTGGGGCAGTTCCGCTGTGGGACAGGCCGATGTGTCCCAGGGGACTGGCACTGTGATGGGACATCAGACTGTGTGGATGACTCTGATGAACAGGACTGCCGTGAGTTACTCATCATATTAAACTGTAGGACAATAGACAGAACCTGAGACGGATGGCATATTTATAATGCCTCTTTAAAAGTGAGTGTCATTCCAACTTGAACACAAGATTACAGCAGCCGTGAAAGAGGTGGACAAACCTTATACTTATCTTGCGTTCAAaatttactgaagtaaaagttgCCTTTATTGAAAATTGTCCTTTTCATagtattttataatattatgGAGCTGATTTTAAGAGCTTTCTATACTACTAGATTTAGTAATTTAGTAGCATGTGTCATATATGGAGGTGATCTTAAATTAGTTTACATATATGATCAACTCATATTGCTAATATAGGCTTTGTTTGTAAAATCTTGATTTAACTAACTAACTTGTAACACTTgtacactaccggtcaaaagttttagaataccccaatttttccagttttttattgaaattcaagcatttcaagtccaatgaatagcttgaaatggcacaaaggtaagtggtgaactgccaaaggttaaaaaaaaaaggtaaggttacccaaaactgaaaattatacaaaaacacttaaaaatgtaggtctttcctacagagaaattgcgaagaaagtcaaggtgtcagtgagtacagtttccttcaccatcaaaaagcactcagaaactggaggaaactctgaaaggaagaggtctggcagacccaaagccacaacagagtcagaagacaagtttctgagagtcaacagcttgcCTGATAGGCggctcacaggacaacagcttcaagcacagcttcataGTGTTCGTAGTAAGCAAGtgtcagtttcaactgtgaagagaagacttcgagttgcaggtttgacaggtcgagttgcagcaagaaagccattgctaagacgtcagaataagaagaagggGATTGCCTaggccatgaaacaccaccaatggactgctgaagactggaagaaggtgcTATGGATTGATGaatcaaaattttaaatattctgttcatcatgCAGGAGTTTTGTTCGCCGTTGAGTAGGTGAAAGAATGGTTCCTCAGGGTCAGCTACCACAGCATTCTACAAGTAGTACCCTCTAGTACGCACAtagttggtcaggggttcatcctacagcaagataatgacccaaaacataagtccaagctatgccagaactaggaattaggaaaaaagaccaagatggtaagcttgaaaacattttttcaataaaaaactggaaaaattggg encodes the following:
- the LOC128367734 gene encoding ATP synthase subunit beta, mitochondrial-like, whose product is MLGAVGRCCSGALQALKPGVSSLTTLSGRHAALNARRGYATPAAQATLANGRIVAVIGAVVDVQFDEGLPPILNALEVLGRDSRLVLEVAQHLGENTVRTIAMDGTEGLVRGQKVLDTQAPIRIPVGPETLGRIMNVIGEPIDERGPISTKQTAPIHAEAPEFTDMSVEQEILVTGIKVVDLLAPYAKGGKIGLFGGAGVGKTVLIMELINNVAKAHGGYSVFAGVGERTREGNDLYHEMIESGVINLKDTTSKVALVYGQMNEPPGARARVALTGLTVAEYFRDQEGQDVLLFIDNIFRFTQAGSEVSALLGRIPSAVGYQPTLATDMGTMQERITTTKKGSITSVQAIYVPADDLTDPAPATTFAHLDATTVLSRAIAELGIYPAVDPLDSTSRIMDPNIVGTEHYDVARGVQKILQDYKSLQDIIAILGMDELSEEDKLTVARARKIQRFLSQPFQVAEVFTGHMGKLVPLKETIKGFQSILGGEYDALPEQAFYMVGPIEEVIQKAEKLAEEHS
- the zgc:172182 gene encoding coiled-coil domain-containing protein 89, yielding MTTPQRNTENLVNTECKNTECVDSIQDLLEKLRSLPTGDKSDTEMLWSRIDEQSSLICMLKQRADELVLRCQALQKINTELEEQVTGCQKELDRERKKTEIIERRFMDLAANNQAIIAFMDEHKSQNVQLKLKNKLLQSENDSLFSPKLQDKEVVVQKLMQEVKMLTEKYTNKENEYREKLAENQSKLLEQTTKHHTKEALLCEQLHDAQKQLGDVSQRCKDLKLQLQNTGEENALKETNIRESITSLTKEKDKLLSVSVERGKIIQEKQEEMQQLEKKYMEEKKARAKAESRFEQEAQAVNADVKVKSLQCALDEFKIKHEKLKKDFEAFKEHSTNLLVQERELNKKLRHMIG